The sequence CCTCGAGGCCAGCACCCGTCACCCCCTCGCCTTTGCGCTGCTGCAGCAGGCCGAGAGGCGCCAGTTGCCCCTGCTTCCGCTGCAGAGCGCAGCCACCTGTGCCGGCTCCGGCGTGGAGGGGGTGATCGCAGGCGTGCGCTTCCGGCTCGGGCGGCTTGACTGGGTGCTGCCAGGAGCCAGCCAGCCCAGCCTTGCCGAGGCCAGCCAGCGCCGCGACCAGCTAGAGCGGCAGGGGGCCAGCGTGCTGGCCCTGGCCAGTGGTCAGAGCCTGCTGGGATTGATCGCGGTTGAGGACCCCTGCAGGCCGGAGGCCGCCTCGGTGCTGGCGGCCCTGCGGCAGCGAGGCCTGCGCCTGGGCCTGTTGAGCGGGGATCGGGCCGAACCGGTGCGACGCCTGGGCGCCAGCCTCGGCCTGGCCCCTCAGGAGCTGGCCTGGCAGCAGACCCCTGAACAGAAACTGGCCGCCATCGAGGCCCTGCAGGCCAGCGGCGGCCCGGTGGCGATGGTGGGGGACGGCATCAATGACGCCCCGGCCCTGGCGGCCGCCGACCTGGGGGTGGCCGTGGGCACAGGCACCAGCGTGGCTCAGGACACGGCGGCCCTGGTGCTGCTGGGGGAGCGGCTCGATGGCATACCGCAGGCCCTGGAGCTGGCCGAACGCACCATGGCCAAGGTGCGCCAGAACCTCTGCTGGGCCTTTGGCTACAACTTGATTGTGCTGCCGATCGCCGCCGGTGTGCTGTTGCCGAGCCGGGGGCTGCTGCTGAACCCTCCCCTGGCGGCCCTGCTGATGGCCCTGAGCTCGATCACGGTGGTGCTGAATGCCCTCCGACTGCAGGCCTGTGCTCCCCCAGGCCTCCCCTCCGAGGCCGTTGGCCCTGAGGCTGCTGGCCCTGAGGCCGTGGCCGTACCGGGGCCGCAGCTGGAGCGTCCGGCCCCATCGACCCCATGAGCGGCCCAGGCCGCTTCGTGGTGCTGGAGGGCATCGATGGCTGCGGCAAGAGCACCCAGCTGCAGGCCCTGGCGGGCTGGCTGGAGGGGGAGGGGCGCGGTTGTCTGCCCGAGGGCCGCAGCCTGCAGGTCACCCGCGAACCGGGCGGCACGCCCCTGGGTCAGGCCCTGCGCCAGCTGCTGCTGCATCCCCCCGGTGAGGCTTCTCCGGTGAGCACGGCGGAGCTGCTGCTCTACGCGGCCGATCGGGCCCAGCACGTGGAGCAGACGATCAGACCGGCCCTGGCCGCTGGCGACTGGGTGCTCAGCGATCGTTTCAGCGCCTCCACGGCCGCCTACCAGGGCCATGGCCGCGGCCTGGACCTGGCCCTGATCACGGCGCTGGAGCGGGTGGCCACCGGCGGCCTGCGGCCCGATCTCACCCTCTGGCTCGATCTGCCCCTGGCGGAGTCGCTGCGGCGCCGGGGGCCACGGCCTGCCGATCGGATCGAGGCGGAGGGTCCCCTGTTCCTGGAGCGGGTGGCCCGGGGCTTTGCCGAGCAGGCGCGTCAGCCGGGCTGGCGGCGCATCGATGCCGCGGCCCCGCCCCAGCTGGTCACAGAGGCCTGCTGCCAGGCCCTGCGGGAGCTGGCCACCCCGCCATGAACCACTCGACCGCCACCACCAAGACCAGCCTGTTCGCCGATGTGCAGGGCCAGGAGCGGGCGGTGGCCCTGCTGGAGGCCGCCCTGGGCCGTGGCCATCTGGCGCCGGCCTACCTGTTCAGTGGGCCCGAAGGGGTGGGCAGGGGCCTGGTGGCGCGGCGCTTTCTGGAGGGCATGATCGCCGGGCCCGAAGGGGCCGCCGGCGTGCGCCGCCGCCTGGAGGCCGGCAATCATCCCGACCTGCTCTGGGTGGAGCCCACTTACCTCGACAAGGGCCAGCTGGTGCCGGCGTCCCAGGCCCTGGAGCGGGGCGTCAGCCGCCGCCAGCCGCCCCAGCTGCGCCTGGAGCAGATCAGGGACCTCTCCCGCTTCCTGGCCCGCTCTCCCGTGGAGGCCCCGGGCTGCATGGTGGTGCTCAGCTGTGCCGAGGCGATGGCCGAGGCCGCGGCCAATGCCCTGCTCAAGACCCTGGAGGAACCAGGCCGGGGCCGCCTGGTGCTGCTCAGTGCCGCGCCGGAGCAGCTGCTCAGCACGATCCGCTCGCGCTGCCAGCAGATCCGCTTCGCTCGCCTGGATGCAGCGGGCCTGGCCAGGGTGCTGGCGGCTGAACCCGAGCCCCCAAGACCCGACTCGGCGGAACTGCTGGAGCTGGCGGCCGGATCGCCGGGGGCCCTGCTGGCCCACCGGCTGCAGTGGCAGGCCCTGCC is a genomic window of Cyanobium sp. NS01 containing:
- the tmk gene encoding dTMP kinase, whose amino-acid sequence is MSGPGRFVVLEGIDGCGKSTQLQALAGWLEGEGRGCLPEGRSLQVTREPGGTPLGQALRQLLLHPPGEASPVSTAELLLYAADRAQHVEQTIRPALAAGDWVLSDRFSASTAAYQGHGRGLDLALITALERVATGGLRPDLTLWLDLPLAESLRRRGPRPADRIEAEGPLFLERVARGFAEQARQPGWRRIDAAAPPQLVTEACCQALRELATPP
- a CDS encoding DNA polymerase III subunit delta'; this translates as MNHSTATTKTSLFADVQGQERAVALLEAALGRGHLAPAYLFSGPEGVGRGLVARRFLEGMIAGPEGAAGVRRRLEAGNHPDLLWVEPTYLDKGQLVPASQALERGVSRRQPPQLRLEQIRDLSRFLARSPVEAPGCMVVLSCAEAMAEAAANALLKTLEEPGRGRLVLLSAAPEQLLSTIRSRCQQIRFARLDAAGLARVLAAEPEPPRPDSAELLELAAGSPGALLAHRLQWQALPPGLTERLAALPHRADPLEALGLARDLSEALDTDQQLWLLQWWQLLLWRQRHQSWPVQRLEQLRRQLVGHVQPRLAWEVALLELADAG